Part of the Arachis hypogaea cultivar Tifrunner chromosome 6, arahy.Tifrunner.gnm2.J5K5, whole genome shotgun sequence genome, GATGCAAATAGTTATATATCATAATCTGAAAATGAAAGAATAATTTTCAATCTATTGAGCCTTGTAGGCAGAAGAAAATGTGAACGACTGCTTGATGGACAATAAATATTAGATTGAAGAGTCCCTTCAAAAGGTCTTTCTCAAAGGATACCAAAAGTTAATTTGGTTCCCGTTGATGTTTGCCCCCTAACTAAGCCGCATATGGAATTCGTAATTTTCATAGGGCTACTCAAAGAGGCATAGATTACACGACCTGGTTATGAACGTAACTACAGGATAATCTATGGTGCTAGAAACGTTTTCGTTGTCTTCCTAAATCACACAGAAGATAATAGAAAAGCAGGCAATGATGGCATGAtgcaaattatttatatactaagcAACATATTATAACCAATGATGGCTGCGTGAGGGACAATCAATACGAGACTTGAGTCCCTTCAGCAGGCCTCTCTCAAAAGATCCCAAAAGTTAATTTGGTTCCAATTGATGTCCACCTCCCAACCACATATGAAATGGTATATTATTGTGCTACTCAAAGAGGCATGAAGTAAATGACTCAGTTAAGGACCTCTATGAAAGAGAATCTATGGTGTTGAAAACATTTTCATCAGCTTCTTAGCTATGATTTCCACACAATCAAGATGTTCTTCCAAAACCTCAAAATAGATAATAGAAAATCAGGCAATGGTTCAAAAGAATAACAAATTTTACATGCCCACTGAAACAAGGTTTCATAGAGAGAAACAATCAATAGAACCAATATCATAACAAGTGAAGTTACTTGCCTGCCTTGTTCAAACCAGGGCCTAAGAGGCGAGGAATTTGCTTGATGACAGCTTCAGAAGCTAGAAAAGCATGATACTTCTTAGCAAGCTTCTTCACAAGTTTCTTGTTCTTATTAAGCTTTTTCAGTGCCTCGACATCCATCCAATCCAGCCCAATTTTTTCAGCCTATGTGTTACAACACAAAtgcatcaaatttcaaaatcacaaTAACTAACCTATAACACTATCTTTACCTAACGATGAGTAACAATTGACAACACAGCACACGAAACGATTATTATGACAATATTTAACCTCTTCGACGTGCTGAGCGTCACCAAGCATGCAGATCTTCATCTTGGGGCGAGGAATATGAGGCAGCTTAACGGAACCGCTGAAACGCTTGTCTTTCTGAGGGTCATAGTTCTTCAAACCGATCTGAAGTTCAACTGTCTCAGTGAATTTGCGCTTCTTCTCGTTCGCATTCGCAACGAGCTGAGATATGGCCTCTCTCAGTGCATCACTCTGTAGCTTACTGAAATGTAATAATTACACACATTAAATTAAACACTGATTAATAGTCACTAAACAATGAAATAAGAATATCGATTGGATTGGAATAGTACCTCATTGTAAGGAGCAGAGCCGCAGAGGTTTGGTGTTTGAGGTGCCGCCACAAAAGATTATTCTGCAAATAGAACAAGTTGCTATTATAACGAAAATGCGGATATTGTGTAATGTGTTGTAGCTAACGCATTGAGAGAGCGCGCAAGTTACCGTAGCCGCCACAAACCCTAGTCAGCAGCTCAGTAACTCGGTcacaaatatacatatatatatatatatatatgcatcctAGCTACCTTTTTTTGCGACACTCGACAATTTTTTTGGTAGTATTATTAATTGATCAAAGGGTCCAAAATCTTTAAATGAGCTAGATTACATATGTATGTTGAAGTCTCTCCCACCAGATAGTATTTAGTCCAGGATgaacaatttaattaatttatttttaaaaagtaatttaaataataaattattttattaaaaataatttataaataaattattttgtatttgaatttttaattttaaaagtatttattctatagaaatatgataaaaagtagtagtattatgagaAAAGTCAttattttaacttctctataagttcctaaatagcttcttagaaagaagcaatttgattttgaaaattgcaccagatattaatactattacttttcataagtcaaaagctcaaaaaaattacttttgaagTTTTCCAAATGGACCCTTAGTAGAGTAAATTCCTATAATGATTATTGAGATTTATGTGATTATCCACCTTGGTCttcgaaatttaaaattatctataatGGTCTTCCAGATTCAGGTCCGAACACCAATGTAGTCTCTCAACTTTTTCCGACGATGACTGAGTAAACAGAGTGCTGAAGTGGCACCCTCCGTGCCACGTTAGTCGCTGCAACGGCTAGCTGACATAGCGAGGGTTGTATTTGTAACCAATTTGATTCCTAAAACCCTAATTTTCTCTCATTATTTATCTAACTTAGGTCCTTTTTCGACCTCCATTTTCCTTCCTCTTGTCTTTTTAGTcctctttatcttcttcttcttgttcttctcctTGTTAAAGCTTAGTCACCCTTGCTATTGGTTGAAGCACCATGATGGATGGTGAAAACACCACAGCTGTAAGCTCTCTTTGCTCTTCTTTGAGCAATAACTAGGACAAATTGCAAAGCCAAAACAGAAGTGCGAGGATGCCAAAATGGTGTGAGTGTGGCTACTATCCAGCTCTGCGATGGTCTGCAAAATTGGTCTCCTAGTTGTCGAGCAAGAAACTATAGGTGGACCTCTTGCTACCATTCTTTCCATGCCACTTTGGCTGGT contains:
- the LOC112696715 gene encoding large ribosomal subunit protein uL1 — encoded protein: MSKLQSDALREAISQLVANANEKKRKFTETVELQIGLKNYDPQKDKRFSGSVKLPHIPRPKMKICMLGDAQHVEEAEKIGLDWMDVEALKKLNKNKKLVKKLAKKYHAFLASEAVIKQIPRLLGPGLNKAGKFPTLVTHQESLESKVNETKAMVKFQLKKVLCMGVAVGNCSMDEKQIFQNVQLSVNFLVSLLKKNWQNVRCLYLKSTMGSAIRVF